In the genome of Astatotilapia calliptera chromosome 18, fAstCal1.2, whole genome shotgun sequence, the window ttacttccccaaaaagtaatcccgttactttactgattacttattttcgaaagtaattaattacttagttactttttaaaaacacgatttacaacctgaataggtaataaagcgatagatctttcagcccaattctactttttctgcataatccatcatacaataataataataataataataatggattggatttatatagcgcttttcaaggcacccaaagcgctttacaatgccactattcattcactctcacattcatacactggtggaggcaagctacggttgtagccacagctgccctggggcagactgacagaagcgaggctgccatatcgcgccatcggcccctctgtaatcaaatggaaaagtctcttttttaaacttgttttatcagttttaatcttttaactttatgcatcaagcaaaaatttaattatatgcaacattctctgacttgaataaattagtttaacatttaaacctattttctgcacattccagcacataaaagaaaatagtttttgtgtttacactcactctttcaaatagatgcaagtaaaacacagcagaaaataaataaagtcaaagactcagcggtcctgttgctctattttcacctgtaaagcaggagtggggtaggcggaggtttaccctggtgcaggtgtgccgcggtcagttgaagaatccatgagtttctctgtgagtttcccattacgtcgttgcgcactcggtgcttgcttggaagtttagggggtttttttcgctgtaaaaagaagttttcttcccacacacaacggacactaatgtttttgtcactttttatggaatcaaactcaaagtaaggtcagtacttccacgctttaaacgctgcacgctcatactctctccgcactcgatatatgatccattgttgatctgcacacagctgttgtcactaacggcgcactcgcttacgtcactgtcgtgagccattctcgcaaaaaatcacggttttagtaacgcagtaacgcagcgttcctacgggaaagtaacggtaatctaattaccgtttttgcaatagtaatcccttactttactcgttacttgaaaaaagtaatcagattacagtaacgcgttacaagtaacgcgttactgcccatctctgctcacgAGGGGCGACCAGGATTTCAaaaaggtttgattttctttcaaCCATACGATTGCTGattgggagctggtcgtgaggtgttaatcacttcttgTTACCCCATGTATACTACAAGACACACGATTAAGGCGAAACTCGGGCCAATCCCCAAACGGTCGACGGCACAACTGAAAAATCATCTCAAAATGGGCCGAAAATCACACACTGTATGCCCAGCTTAAGTGAAGAACAGATTAGCTGTATACTGAGGAGGGTCAACCAACATTCTCAGCCCTGCCAGGTTAACCCTTTAACAACTTAGCGTTGTGTGTAGAGATTGAAAAtctctcctttgattttttcctcgtactttgttttttggtcttttCGTCAAGTCTGTCTTCGTACGGACCTGCCGAGTTCTTCgtcgttttgtacataactgtttttggggcaaataaaatgcaagtagggatTAAAACCTCAGAATTAATGATTACCGGTGCTGGAAATGCTAGTGTTTGATGCAGTGTCTTGATGTTGTTGCCACGGGTACCCACAaagcaatgcgcgaaagtcacgtggtctgtcaatctctgtTGACTAAGAACCAAAAGGCTTaatactagtgatgggattttcggctctttttagagaaccggctctttcggctcggctcactaaaaagagccggctctggaaataaagacataaaatcaGGACTGACAGAGATGgggaagaagtctcattgtgacaagtaaagtttatcttgcctggctgggcagctctcctggtgctcagcacccccaaagctctgatcctagaatcgcccctgagTAGTGGAGAAGTCCAGTGATATCTGATCAGGTCATTTCTAGTTGAACATGGCAGTGTGAAGACTGATGTGGCTTCTTCTGAGGCTTATCTTCAACCCAAACAATTGTGTGAAATTTTGACTCAATGTTTTATCAAAGCTGCCCAACCTGTGACCCAACAGGATTAGTCAAGCTGTGGAGTGAACTGAAGAACCCAGCACATCATCATCCCAACTCCTGAGTCATGACTTTTGCACCAATATTTGGTCACAATAACCCGATTTACGAACCTACAGCTTTTACACAGAAGTTGATTATGAAAATAACCCAGCATTTTTTAGTGTGTATGAAAAGTTTGGAATAATCTGTAAATGAGACATACAACTTTAACAGTTATAACCAGCATAATCCACTTAACCTGCCAATGAAATAACAGTTACTGACTCATAAACACACGACTCAATCATATGAAACTGCGTGACAGCGGCAATGTTTTGCAATCACCCCCTTACAAATATCCACTGTGGGCTAAGGGCATGGTCACTGAAGCAAAGTTCCTTTGAGTGCACTTGATTATTGTCTCTAGACGTCCTGAGAACAAGTCAGAGGATGAAAATTTAAACACCTCCTGCTATGAACAATAAAGGCATGTGCCCTATATTGTCACACATGAGACAAGAGTATAAGAACTAACTGTCAAAGcaacttgaaaaacaaacaggtgaCGAAGGAAGAGACGTTATAAATCTCTGTTATTGTTGCTCGGTTTTCTTTTAGGAGCATTTggaattttctgttttgtaactaaaaatataaaaaataaatggactACATTTGTTCTCAGCTCAGTTTTGAAAAGTTATTCACTATGTTCTCTCTTTATATGGAGTATTTTAaatactgaaacaaataaaaagatgaaTTAATTTCGCAGACttagattattttaaaagaccttttaaaacacactgtttaaaactgtttaaaatgtgaagCAAGCTCTGTTATAAGAAGTACTAATCACACATCTTTCCTCTTCTTAGAATTAATCATAGCCTGATaatcctccctcctcttcctgctctctgactCAGCACCTATCTGTCCATATATTTCCTTCTTCCCTCCCCTTCAGGTCTGCACTTTGAACATGGCTGTAATCAACGTGCAGCGACGCAGAAGAGCTAACTCATGTTGTTTAGATAAGAGCTCCGAATGCTTTCAATTATAAGGAAGTGAAACTCACAAAGTCACTGATACTGAGAGGAGAAATGGCGCAGAAAGGAGTTCAGCTGGACCAAGAAACTTTCTCTTGTTCGATCTGTTTGGATCTGCTGAAGGAGCCAGTGACTATTCCCTGTGGACACAACTACTGCATGAACTGTATTAATGGCTTTTGGGATGGAGAGGACGAGAAGAAAAtctacagctgccctcagtgcagACAGACTTTCACAGCGAGGCCTGTCCTGGTGAAAAACACCATGTTAACTATTTtagtggaggagctgaagaagactggactccaagctgctcctgctgatcactgctatgctggacctgaagatgtggcctgtgatTTCTGCACTGGAAGAGAAATGAAAGCTGTGAAATCATGTCTGGTGTGTTTGGTCtcttactgtgagaaacacctTCAGCCTCATTATGATGTGGCtccattaaagaaacacaagctggtggagccctccaagaagctccaggagaacatctgctctcgtcatgatgaggtgatgaagatgttctgccgtactgatcagcagagtatctgttatctctgctctgtggatgaacataaaggccacgacacagtctcagctgcagcagaaaggactgagaggcagagagagctggaggtgagtcgacaaaacatccagcagagaatccaggacagagagaaagatgtgaagctgcttcaacaggaggtggaggccatcaatcagtctgctgatcaaacagtggagcacagtgagaagatcttcactgagctgatccatctcatccagaaaagaagctctgatgtgaagcagcagatcagatcccagcaggaaactgaagtgagtcgagtcaaagagcttcaggagaagctggagcaggagatcactgagctgaagaggaaagatgctgagctgaagcagctattgaagcagctctcacacacagaggatcacatccagtttctacacaactacccctcactgtcagcactcagtgagtctacagactcatccagcatcaatatccgtcctctgagctactttgaggatgtgacagcagctgtgtcagaggtcagagataaactacaggacattctgagagaggaatggacaaacatctcactgacagtcactgaagtggatgttttactgtcagatccaccagcagagccaaagaccagagctggattcttaaaatattcatgtaaaatctccactggatccaaacacagcacacaaacagctgttaTATCAGACGAGAACAGAAAAGTAACATTCATGTATCATCAACAATCCTTTTtggatcatccagacagatttacTGGATGGTGGCAGGTCCTGAGTAGAGAGAGCCTGACCggacgttgttactgggaggtggtgAGGAGAGGGGGAGTTTTTGTAGCAGTTGCATATAGGAATATCAGCAAAGCAGGGACTCGAAATGAATGTGGATTTGGTCGTAATGACAAGTCTTGGGCACTAGATTGTTCCAAAAATAGTTACACATTTTGGCATAACAACACTGAAATTCCCATTTCAGGTCCTTGTTcctccagagtaggagtgtacctggatcacagagcaggtatttTGTCCTTCTACAGtgtctctgaaaccatgactctcctccacagagtccagaccacattcactcagccgctctaCGTTGGGCTTAGACTTTACAACAATTATGGAGATATTGCTGAATTCATTAAACTGAAATAGTGGGTTTAAATCTATATTTtagtttccattttattttctctccatcATTTCTGCACCGAGATCAGCTGTCTGTCAAACATTATGGGTGGTACTTTGACATCTTCATTTTGTTCTCTtgatgtttttgagtttttaaaGGGGATCcttcctgtgtttgtttgtccatTGAAGGTACCAGTGATCGAtatgaattttatttacacaaatatTTCTCcacctttttttgtcttctacTTCATGGGCTTTAACAGAGAAATTAGCAGAACATTCTTTGTCaagcagttttttttgtctttactttagaaagaaacaaatacatttatctGTTTGGTATattgacacacagacacacacacacacgtctatatacacacatacatacacaaagctgtgtaaaccaactataaataactaatctaaacttatatacattaaatacagaaatgaaatgaggtggaatgaatactacagaatgtacataaggtgcagctgcagtctggcagtgggagcagtgtgacataATATAATCTGAATGCTTCTTtgctgattatattgttttatggaTAAGAGAGGCCCAACTCTGAGTACAGTCTGTGCCAAAAGtactgacaggaaactgcatgcttttgcagagAACATGAGTTGCGGGCAGAAAGTGAAACTAAGTAGGGTGTTTGATCGAAACTTAAAGTGTGTGTGACGTCTAGAGGAAGTATATAAATAACTAGGCTTCCTGTTTGTGCTTCAGACCTGAGcttgtgtgttcgtgtgttcaGGTCTCCCTTCCCGGTAACgtaaaataaagatcattttttgaGTTTGACCACTTTGAGCCGTGTCTTTCTTTGCCGTAAGGAATACAAAGAACTGGGATTTAATACAGGTCAACTGTTtagaagggagatggcgaggggaaagaaactgttcctgtgtcgggtggtcctggtctgcaggcttctgtaccgtctgccagaaggcagcaggtcaaaaagtctgtgtccagggtgtgaggggtctgtgatgattttccctgcccgtttcctggttcttgagaggtacagctcctggatggagggcaggggggcgccgatgatcctttctgctgcctgtACAGtctgctgcagtctgctcctgtcctgtttagtggctgcaccataccagactgtgatggaggagcacaggacagactcaatgactgaagtgtagaactggatcagcagctcctgtggaagactgtacttccccagttgtctcaggaagtacatcctctgctgggtccttttgaggatggagttgatgttggtctcccacttcaggtcctgggagatggtggtacccaggaacttCAAGATCTTCACAGTAGACACcgggctgtctgatatggtaAGGGGGAGCAGAGTTaagggatgtctcctgaagtccaatTGTAGTGGCAATTCCTTTTGTTTGACCAACCAAACATCCCGCAATTAAAAGTCCACAAGCCACTGCTGCACTGCGATAATATTCCGTATGCAGGCAAAAGAAGTCCACTGTCCAAACTTGAAAGTTGCGTTTTTATAGTTTATTAATCCAGTTTGGCAATAACAAGATCCATTTTTAGTTActtcctgctgcttctcctgctctggTAAAAACCCATAGGCTCACCCCAGTGCATACTGGTCCTATACCagtctctttatttatagaaacaaaatGGCCCTACAGCTTTTACTGACTAATTTAACAAGGtaacatcaaacaaacaaaacattgaaacaaatattaacctacaaataaacttgtaaataaacccaaaatataagtaaactaacaacaaactttaactaatttcaaaaataataaaaaataaagaacaatagctccaacaccactgtcatctctacagtcttaagagtgttcagctccagactgtgctgactgcaccagagtaccagctGCTTAACGTCCTGTCGGTATGTAGATTCATCACCAtcttgaatgaggccaatgacggtggtgacatctgcaaactttaggagtttaACAGCAgagttcttggaggtgcagtcATTAGTGTAGAAGgaggacacatccttgaggggcaccaatactgagggaccgagtttcagaggtgatctcccccagcctcacttgctgcttcctgtctgtcaggctggtgatccactgacaggcAGCTGGTGACACACTGAGCTGGGATAGTTTGGAGGAGAGAAGTTCAGGCACGATGGTGTTAAAAGCCAaactaaagtccacaaacaggaccatggcataagttcccgggcggtcgaggtgttgcaggatgtaatgcagccACATGTGATATGAGACTAACTTCACTGGAGGACtaattataatatataacaATATATAGTATTTCCTCCTAGAAGAGATGAAAGACACGCTTTTGTGTGGATGAGTGTAGCGTTTTACTTTTCTGAGGCCCTTGCAGAAGCATCACTTGGTTCATAGGCCTTGTCTTCTGAAAAGCTCTGGAATGCTTtactgaataaaacaaatgacTTTGCTCATTTGACTTCAGTAAGGCAGACTGGGAAGCATTTCCTTCTAACTGTGAAAAAGCCACAGAGAAATTTGAGAAAAgcaggatggatgaatggaattACAGTTTATCTGAAATTATTGTTTAGTGCAAATAGTTTAGTGCAAGAAAAATAATGGAAATGACAAACATAGTAGCTGCTAGAGTGATTAAAACAGGTCCAAAATGAAGTTCAAGACTGTTCACAAAGGAGCTCAGATATGTGTTAAGGagtgaagaaaatgaatgaaatgataagGAAACATACAGAAACTTCAGTTAAtgcttgaggtgactgttgttgtgatttggcgctatataaataaaattaattaatttaatttaataagcaCTGGGTCTTCTGAATGTGGATCCATCatcaaaaaaacagcatgtggaAAAAGCAATAACAGAATGAAAAGAATGGGTGTCATTACTTTACATGTTTAGACAGTCTGTTCCAGTTGTGCTGCAGAATATTACAGACTGTTTAAGTCAATACTTGGCTTGGATCACTGGGGAACTAAAATTCTTTATTCGGGTTTCTGCAAAGCACTGGACTGTTTGGAAGGACTTTTATTTGGACTACGAATGACCCGAGGAGGGCAGCAGTGCGCCAGTTCTACTCGAAATTCTAATAGAAGAAGTATAGCGGAAATGACGTCACTCAAAACtccacaacaaacaaacaacagtggtTTGAGAGTTTTTCAAGGTAGAAATCTGCTCGGAGGTTAAGAAACAATCGACCAGGGTGAGATCAACCATCAGCGCAGACTAAATTCAACCAGCAGCTCATCACATAAGTGCGTCCCTTTGATTTAAACGGTAAGATTTTAGTATTAAACACGCGGACGAAAGAATCTGTGAGAGAAACCTTCAACTCGCACCACGTGGTTGCCGTGCAGATGTTAtaggttatttattttaaaactgtggaACGCGCGGTACTTGAGCTCTTTCTGGTCGTACGCAGGaaatctccttttttaaaagattaaataaCATAGCATTGTGGAGGTATGCAAAGACAGCACCAGGGTTCTCgaggctcttctgggagccTAAGTATAGAACCGAATAGTGGGATTGTAACGCGCtctgagggtctcgaaaagcgctatataaatgcatgcCATTATTCCATTATTAAGTCGACCATAAAAACGTCTCCCCGAGCGTGAGTCCTCTATGACGAGCTACCTTTCCTTATCGCCAGTGGGCTCGGCCACTATAAAGGGCTGGCGGGCTCGTTTCCCTGAGCCTTGGGCTGCAATGGCTGATGATCGTGCCGCGATCCCAGCCACCATCGATGAGCCTTTTCTGCGAGTGAAATCCTTCGCGGCCAGTGTTCCGGATTAACTGGCGTTGGccgaacagatgtgtggtagACTTGCTTTTCAGTAGCCGCTACCcgacaaaacagcaaataaacacCAAATGTGTCATCCGTGACATTTATAAGGTTACCTCAAACACACTCCCTCAGTCTTGTTGCTctttaacaacaaaatgtttaaaaatgtcgcgagtttacctggtgatattctCGTGCGCGAGGCGATCGCGAAAACGGCAAACAattaacaccacgccgatgttgttcacaggatagcaagagtaaacgatcgggagaatCTTGTCTTCGTTATTGTTCCCCTCGTACGTGTTATTACTCCGATTTCAGCGTTTTCGCTGCACAACTAAAACGTGCAGTTTACTTTATGTTCACTCAAATTGAGTCAACTAGCGCCACCTGTGGTCAAGTGCCTAAAGCCTACAGtcagattaacttgtgacacacatctgcacctcgtttgaatttgtttcatgCAAAATACATTTGCCATGTTAATGTATTCTCTACACAGGCAGGCTATGATAACAGGATGTGAAATATTAATGTGTCATATATTTGTTCAAGACGTATTTCTTTGTTAtgggaaagaaaattaaaatcatgATAATCAACAGGACTGGTGATTTCAAtaactttgtgtatataatttgtcATTTTCTACTGATGTAGgccaaaaataaatgcataatataattatataatataaggtttatttgcaagacacaaaaacagaaaaaattgaAAGTGACAAATGTATTGTGCTGCAGATGTCTGTGTCAcaagttgatctggctgtaggctatGGCACCTTGCCACGGGTGGCACTAGTTGACTCAACTCCATTTGACTGTACACAAAGTAAATTGCATGCTTTTGTTGAAAACCGAAAACTACTGCTCTATAAGCTTGTTATttgcttttgaaaataaaatgttatgtgCTTTCATCTATAGGGTTAGTTATATAAGTGACTTAGTTTATAAATGTTATTAtctggctttttcagtgttttattgtttcctgAGTgcatcagtttggctgagattaaagttacagttttcacacagctgaataaacagaaaactgaacagaaatgtGAGATGATTGAGAATTTACTCcaatgtcctgttatatttgaGGGAGCAAAGAGGCAGACTGCTGAATTGATTGTCTCGGTGGTGTTTTAATctgcaaatttaattaaaagtttaatgaactatcatcttgtctttatttttagtgagCACATACGTTAAACACTttaagctgtaagctaatgatagttatgtAAGAGCTGGTGCAtactggtgcaataagctgtacgttttacaacaatggatgcatgatgtgattagtcgactatctcaaaaataatcgtttgtggcagccctagctgGAGTACCCAGACACACTGAGGAGCAGAACAAGCAAACTCCTGAGTCGAATTAAgaatcttcttgctgtgaggcaacagtgttaACCACCATCCCACCATGGTGATTCTATATTtttacttaagtacagtttaaataatttacatgatattaatttattattgtgACTGCAATTATTTCGTAGtttgaaaataatgaaaaacaaaacaaaatactgcAGCTTTAAGCACAAATCAgcaaacaaagtgaaacagcttttaatttgaaatttggACTCAGATCATAGTCAGGTGGTGAAAAACACTCTAAAATCCTCCATCTAAATATAATTAATGATATAATTACTTTTGGTTGTTACTGTGGCAGGTTAAAATGACAAACAGTTGCGCAACtgtgaagctgtgtgtgtgaatgtgtgtgtgaatgggtgaatgactgaatgtagtgtgaagcgctttggggtcctatggactagaaaagcgctatacaaatgcaggccatttaccaagcTGGCAGCAGCTACCTGAAAGTTTTTGTATTCTTAATTTTGCTTATAAAAGTATCAGAACTTGAGTCACTCACACGGTGCTCTTGAAACATTTGtcacatttgttcatttttaatttctcccgTTATCACTTGTCTCTTTTCAAGAATTCTCAAAACAGAATGAAGAGTAAGGATGAGGAGGTTCTCGCAGACCAACAGATCTGTAACCAGGAGAGGAGCTCCAGTCTGAAGCAGGAGGACCCAGAGCCTCCTCAGATtaaggaggaacaggaggaactcTGCACCAGTCACGAGGTTGAACACATCATGGTCTGGACCGGGCAGGAGAGGCTCAGACTGCTGGATACCATCTGGAAACCTGAAATACAGATACAAAGCAAAGGTATGTGAAACTATCAGGAAGGCAGGAACGAGTGAAGCATCAGTGATGTCTGCACTGGGAAGAAGGAAAAGTAATATCTGTTATTGTTGCTCAGTTTTCTTTTAGGAGCAGTTGACAGTCCCACAAATTGTGGTTTAATGGAAGCAGAAACGATGTCTCACAATGTCTACAAGGGGTCACTGTAGACCATAGATTTGCTTCATAGCATGTGGCTCGCAAGTTTGCTAATAGTAGGCAGCGTTGgaaaagttactttttaaaatgtattacagaatatatgtattttgtaatgtattcagAACTCGTTACTCAGTGAgtgtaatgtattctgaatagagatggcacgataccactttt includes:
- the LOC113010238 gene encoding tripartite motif-containing protein 16-like; this translates as MAQKGVQLDQETFSCSICLDLLKEPVTIPCGHNYCMNCINGFWDGEDEKKIYSCPQCRQTFTARPVLVKNTMLTILVEELKKTGLQAAPADHCYAGPEDVACDFCTGREMKAVKSCLVCLVSYCEKHLQPHYDVAPLKKHKLVEPSKKLQENICSRHDEVMKMFCRTDQQSICYLCSVDEHKGHDTVSAAAERTERQRELEVSRQNIQQRIQDREKDVKLLQQEVEAINQSADQTVEHSEKIFTELIHLIQKRSSDVKQQIRSQQETEVSRVKELQEKLEQEITELKRKDAELKQLLKQLSHTEDHIQFLHNYPSLSALSESTDSSSINIRPLSYFEDVTAAVSEVRDKLQDILREEWTNISLTVTEVDVLLSDPPAEPKTRAGFLKYSCKISTGSKHSTQTAVISDENRKVTFMYHQQSFLDHPDRFTGWWQVLSRESLTGRCYWEVVRRGGVFVAVAYRNISKAGTRNECGFGRNDKSWALDCSKNSYTFWHNNTEIPISGPCSSRVGVYLDHRAGILSFYSVSETMTLLHRVQTTFTQPLYVGLRLYNNYGDIAEFIKLK